The genomic window AGGCCCATAGAACCCATAGGGAACATGGGAGATTTGCTCTCATTTCTCTTTATAGGCCTGCTAATGATGATGTCATTTtataatgtgtgcgtgtgtgtgtgtgtgtctgttgattTTGAAAATATTTAACTGCATTAAACAGTCAGTTCTCACTTCTGAGGCACATGTCTGAGGCGACCGACGGCGCCTCCATGTGTATATTTTAGGGGAACTGCATATAAACATAACGATTTTCATTCAAAATCGCTTCCCACCAACGGACCTCAGGCCAAAATCGTTAAGGGattttgcaacacacacacacacacacacacacacacacacacacacacacacacacacacacacacacacacacacacacacacacacacacacacacacacacacacacacacacacccctttgaCGGGAAATTCGAAGACATGTAAACAATCACCCCATTTCTCTTCCCGGGAGTCCGCCAAAGGGCTTCACACAGCTAATCTAAAGGTTAAGCGCGATCAGTACTATGGACGGGGCCCACATGTCGGGATTAAGTTAGATCGATGCGTTGCGCCTCTGGATCAGAAAGTAGATATATGGAACGGACATGGAAACAAAATAAAGgctacaattaaaataaataaataaataaatgaatgaattcaaTAGCCTTAATCAATAAAGCGCCCCCAGATCAAGCCTATTTATTTAAATGCACGccttataataataaacaattacAGACGAGTgttaaatgaataataataatttgaacaGGCCTCAGACTGCAGACACAAATCGGTCGTTTTTGGCGCAGGTGTTTGTTTGACGAGGACGAGGTGAGCAGAGAGgtgcctcaaacacacacacacacacacacacacacacacacacacacacacacacacacacacacacacacacacacacacacacacacacacacacacgcacacacgcacacacgcacacaccggagGCTGCGCACATTCATcgcggaaaaaaacaaaaaataaggccaaaataaacaaaataattcaTCATTCTGAGTACAGACCTAATTGTGGATACAATATCGCTTTGTTAATGCTCTTGCTGAGGGCCTAATAGTTGCCTATACTACAGGTGATCTTTATTAACTCTTGTGGTTAATACGTTTGCCAACCAACAGTTACAGATTCACTAAATATATAACACAGTAATATACCCTTGAACAATAGGCTCTGTTTTATTTAATGAATTCACCATTTAGGCAACATATCGAAATTTGGTTGAATGGGCcaaataataatactatatTACAACtgtaaataatttaataaacaaaataaagtgggTAATTACAACAGGCCCGTTTAAATAAGGATATTTAAACGTGGCCGGACGCTTACTGATTGCACCATATTAGGCCTACAACAACGATTAATAGATAGACCATTCATATGTAACATTTTGGTAAatagcaaaaaaacaaagaggatCAGTCCTACGTGTGAGCAACCCAGTGTGAGTCCGGACTGATGGGAGGCGAAGGCCCCGGAGCGGCGTCAGGAGACCTGGGGGGCGGTTGGCTGGTGGAGGTCCGGGTGCTGGTGTACAGTGAGCTCCCTCCCTTGGGACCCCCTCCTCGAACGGGCCCGTCCGCCCGCGGTGGGATGTTGTTACTGGGGAAGAAACACGCACAGCTGGGAGATGTAGGGTCGATGTGCTGGTCATggacaagtaggcctacaagtgTTAAATTCAATCCCCGTATCCACGTTGAATGTACCGCATGTCGGCTACGACCAGACAACGCACCATTTTATTTGCTTAAACTATATCTCTATACATCTTTGCATATTTGACACATTTTTTCATCCTATCCCAAGAAGGCATCTTATTTAAAGGCCATTTTCCATAAGATAATTTTAAATCAAAACcgctgtctgttttttttttacaccgtTTATTTTCCCACACAACCTGTCAACAACACTATGGCATCTCGGTTTTAGgcctatttattatttattatataaatcGGCTATTTCAGAGCCTTTTCGTTCCGTCTTTCCGAGTCTGATTGTGTGGCAACAAATCCCCTAAAACCGCCCGGAGCTCGGCTGCTCCGAGCTCCAGAGGTTTAGTATCTAGGCCTATCCCATGAGGAGGGCTCGATGTAAACTACGCACCAGCGAATCAGAGTTTGTGTAGCCTAGATAATTGTCACACATTGCACAATTTAATAGTTTCATTGAGTGTATTTTCTTTTACCGGCATTGTATCTTTAATTGTTTTAGAAGATACCAGACCAAAATAAATGAACAGTAATGATAGTTTAAAATATTAACGTTAATCattcaataattattattttcgtTGTCCTCGAGGCACTGATTCCAAAATGATTGACTATCttctttttaaaatatgaaCCAGATTAGGCTTATATTGACCAAACAAAAATAGGTCGGCTATTTTAACCTGAGACATTTATGACGTTTATTCAAGGGACATATTTTAGCGGCCTAAAAATAGAGaatatattgttatttatttaaataagcaGCAGTCAATTGGCCTACTGGAAAAAAACGTTTGGATTTATGATTTCATTTTCCATGGTTGCCAATCGTCCATGAGAGAACATAAATGGGCCCAAGCTGGTCTCCTTATGTCACTCTGGAAATAAACTGAGAAAAAGACATACAGATCCACAGTTGAATGCTAAACTGGAAGAAAGAAATATTAAAATTCATTCATCCTCTTTAATGGAGCAGTTTCTGTAACAAATGTGGAAATCAATCTTTAATACCGTTTCGCCGTAGCCTTTGTTTGGTGCATTACTGCCCTCTGGCGGCGGGTCTTATTTGGTGCATTACTGCACTCTGAAGGCGGGTCTTATTTGGTGCATtactgccctctggtggcgggTCTTATTTAGTGCACTCTGGTGGCGGATCTTGCTTGGTGCATTACTGCCCTCTGGAGGCCGGTCTTGTTTGGTCCATtactgccctctggtggccgGTCTTGTTTGGTCCATtactgccctctggtggcgggTCTTGGTACTTCGTGAGAGAAATGTCTCATCCGTCCCCCAGTTCCAACAGACCGAGGCGTCCCCGTCTGCTGACCTCCAACTATCTTGTGGAGACGAATGGATAATGTTGCATTGATAAACTTTCATGCATTACAGGCTATGTGTACTTTAACAAAACTATTTAAATGATCATAAAGTCTATAACCTTACACTTACACCCACCCATCTTTCGTTGACGCAAGAGAGGATTTCCACAAATGTCTCATGGCCATGGGGTAAAAAAGGTAGCCCCCTCCTTTCTATGACCTTTTTCCTAAAAATCGTCTTTTTCTAATACATCAATAATCATACTGTCAGAAAGATTGACATATTTTAACCCATGCAAACTATTAAACAATTCCAAATGTTTGAAAACGATATCGAAACATCAACATATAGTATCAGAATTGAATCGACAGGGGGCAGCAATAACCCTAATCTAGTTAGGCTTTAATTACCCCTAGTCTATGAAGATGTACAGAAGGATAAAACTCTCTCCGGGGGCCAGAGGCAACTAGAAAGCAAACAGTGGCTTGTTCCTCTTCATAAGCGAATGCAAACCAATGTACAATGAGGTGCTTGGGTTAGGTTCTTCCAGATGGAATAGTGTGTTCCACCAAACGGAGTGAAAGCAGCCCTGACCTGAGCCGGAGTTGGAGGTGGAAGGCCAGAAGCGGGGAACCACTGGGGCCCGGGAGTGTTTTAGAGGACCGCTACTCACCCCATACCTCCTAATGATGACAACAACAGAACTACATCACCCATAATGCATCAGCAAGTATCAAGTcagtcaggaaaaaaaaaaagactactAAGTTGTACTACTATATGCTGGAAGTGAAATGTTGTTTTATCTTTTGTTTCGGCCTCGCTCCATTTGGGGTCATTAATTGTATAACgattctatttattttactcaCCGTTTATAAATACAGTGCACTGGAACAGCCAGGGAGGGAGTTGGAGGGAGCTGTCCAGCttcagtgggaggaggagagtagacCAGCAGGTTGCTGAAGACAATGTTGTCATCTGATATCTGGTGAAAAAATGAATCCAAAAACATCACCAGGCTGCTATTcatgtgaataaaaaaaaagaaagttccCAATGTTGTTTTCGCCTTTTCTACTTGGGTCCTGTCTGAGGTCAATGGTATTCAGGTGTAGATTGTTTAACCTTGTTCCTAGTTTAGTGTAATAATCCATGATTGGTTTAGTTTATTAAAATCACTGTTGTGTTCTACATTATCCGTGAAAGCATTGTTCAACTCAACTGGCCATCACACATGATCAACTAAGATTCCTCACTAACGAATTGTAAACTAACGTGTGAAACTTTATGGCATCAAACACTAATTTCAATAGTTCTGACAGTCTTACCATTAGTTTCGTGCCACACTCTCCATGCTGGGCTCGGAAGGTGTAAGCCCCCTTTCCACTGGCCTCTGCCTGGCAACGGCTCTGTGATTGGACCACAGGGCCAAGGTTCAGGCGTTTAGGGTCAACGGGGAACCCCGGACCAAAAGCAtccgccttctcctccaccaccgtcaCCTCCATACTGTCCTGAAGGCACTTCACCCAAACGCGGTCCTGAGACTTCTTTTCAAGGGCGGCCAGCTCGGAGAAGGTCATGAAAAGGGACTTTGATTGGTAGCTGTAGCACGCGACCGGCAGCCATCTAATCACCAGCAGGACTACGTGGAGAGAAAGCGGTGCCATTGCGGTGGTGAACGGAAAAGGTTTCTCCATTAGGGAAGATCCTTAGGCCAAAAGGAACCACCCAGAATGAGATCAAATGGGATCTTTTTGGGTCGTTTGACACACCTGAAATCAATCACACACAATCAAGCATTTTTTTTAACTCTTTTTTAAAACTTTTAATGACATGGTATTTAGTGTCGCAACAGTTTGACACAGTTGTATATTCGTAATTTAATTGCCTATAAAAGTGCCACCAAGTAATCATTTTGAAAGGCAGAATAACAAGCataacaaatataaaaatactGCAATAATGATGTAAAACTGTACATAAGGCACATGTCTAAAATAGCTCAGAAAAAAATACTGAGCAACATTATTAATGTTTAGAAATAGAATACAGAGTGtaaaataatactgaaatggaCAACAATAAAATCGTAGAAAAGTGTCCCAATTAGTTGCATAAAGTTAGGCTACAGTCTGTTGTGCAGGTATAAAGCCTTATTGGATGAACATGAATGGGCTTTAAAAAAGACAGCAAGTTTATACCTCATGAAAGTCAGAGCTATTGTGCAGTTTGGACGTCCGGCCAGGCCAATATTACAACCATGGCTTCTCATGTAAACTCATGTCATCCCATTTTAGAGATACTTTTCCCTTTCGGGATAACattgaggaagggaggaaggagtaAGAACAGGCAGGGGCACAGCctagggtcaagggtcaaaggtcaaacagaGGCATTGTGTTGTGTAGTCCGGAGtgtgatcatcatcatcatcatcatcatcatcatcatcacagttCCCCAGCGTCATGTgacgtcttctcctcctcctccactgcttTGGCCCCCAGTTCTCCCTTCCACACCTCCTCCAGACACTCTGAGACCGGGAGGAAGCACGCAGGGTCACATGACAGACACGTATCGGCCACAGATCTCAACTGGCCGATAACGACCAAATTATGTGAAACGGATACTAAACGGATATTATTTACAACGTTATTTGTGCTACTTTATAAAAAGAATGCTCTCAGCTGTTAAGACAAATTTCGACCTGAAGTAGCTTAGGAGTATCGGCTGTTACATCAaacgtcggtgtgtgtgtatagggttggggttggggg from Gadus morhua chromosome 17, gadMor3.0, whole genome shotgun sequence includes these protein-coding regions:
- the LOC115529495 gene encoding zona pellucida sperm-binding protein 3 isoform X1; translated protein: MEKPFPFTTAMAPLSLHVVLLVIRWLPVACYSYQSKSLFMTFSELAALEKKSQDRVWVKCLQDSMEVTVVEEKADAFGPGFPVDPKRLNLGPVVQSQSRCQAEASGKGAYTFRAQHGECGTKLMISDDNIVFSNLLVYSPPPTEAGQLPPTPSLAVPVHCIYKRRYGVSSGPLKHSRAPVVPRFWPSTSNSGSDSWRSADGDASVCWNWGTDETFLSRSTKTRHQRAVMDQTRPATRGQ
- the LOC115529495 gene encoding zona pellucida sperm-binding protein 3 isoform X2 — translated: MEKPFPFTTAMAPLSLHVVLLVIRWLPVACYSYQSKSLFMTFSELAALEKKSQDRVWVKCLQDSMEVTVVEEKADAFGPGFPVDPKRLNLGPVVQSQSRCQAEASGKGAYTFRAQHGECGTKLMISDDNIVFSNLLVYSPPPTEAGQLPPTPSLAVPVHCIYKRRYGVSSGPLKHSRAPVVPRFWPSTSNSGSVGGQQTGTPRSVGTGGRMRHFSHEVPRPATRGQ